In one Pseudomonas sp. R84 genomic region, the following are encoded:
- the ihfA gene encoding integration host factor subunit alpha, which produces MGALTKAEMAERLYEELGLNKREAKELVELFFEEIRHALEDNEQVKLSGFGNFDLRDKRQRPGRNPKTGEEIPITARRVVTFRPGQKLKARVEAYAGTKS; this is translated from the coding sequence ATGGGGGCTTTGACGAAAGCTGAGATGGCGGAACGTCTGTATGAAGAGCTGGGCCTGAACAAGCGGGAAGCCAAGGAATTGGTCGAACTGTTTTTCGAGGAAATCAGGCACGCTCTTGAAGACAACGAGCAGGTCAAATTGTCCGGTTTCGGCAATTTCGACCTTCGGGACAAACGCCAGCGGCCTGGCCGCAACCCGAAAACGGGGGAAGAAATCCCGATCACGGCTCGCCGTGTGGTCACCTTTCGTCCAGGGCAGAAGTTGAAGGCCCGAGTTGAGGCTTATGCTGGAACCAAGTCATAA
- a CDS encoding cold-shock protein has protein sequence MSNRQTGTVKWFNDEKGFGFITPQGGGDDLFVHFKAIESDGFKSLKEGQTVSFVAEKGQKGMQAAQVRPE, from the coding sequence ATGTCTAATCGCCAAACCGGCACCGTTAAGTGGTTCAACGATGAAAAAGGCTTCGGCTTCATCACTCCTCAAGGTGGCGGTGACGACCTGTTCGTACACTTCAAAGCTATCGAATCCGACGGTTTCAAAAGCCTGAAAGAAGGCCAGACCGTCTCCTTCGTGGCTGAGAAAGGCCAAAAGGGTATGCAAGCTGCACAGGTTCGCCCAGAGTAA
- a CDS encoding type II secretion system protein GspJ, protein MNNRQEGFTLIEVMVAIMLMAIVSLIAWRGLDSVSRADTHLQASTEHTEALLRTLHQLERDIALRASIELREPLLNDNDDERSGQPAAISVRSADDQRFRLDVIRSAATSHNGLQRVRWWLKDQTLYRAAATPRDHYPLPAPKQAVAVLDSISDLQVRVWEPEMGWRQLSGNRKENPQGLEIRLTRQTLQGEEHYRQVLGPLD, encoded by the coding sequence ATGAATAACCGGCAAGAGGGTTTTACCCTGATCGAAGTGATGGTCGCGATCATGCTCATGGCGATCGTCAGCCTGATTGCCTGGCGCGGTCTGGACAGCGTGAGCCGCGCCGACACGCACCTACAGGCGAGCACCGAACACACCGAAGCACTGCTGCGCACGCTGCATCAACTGGAACGAGATATCGCCTTGCGCGCCAGCATCGAACTGCGCGAACCACTGTTGAACGACAACGATGACGAACGATCCGGGCAGCCAGCGGCAATCAGCGTGCGCAGCGCCGACGACCAGCGCTTTCGTCTTGACGTGATCCGCAGTGCTGCCACCTCGCACAACGGCTTGCAGCGCGTGCGCTGGTGGTTGAAAGATCAAACCCTGTACCGCGCCGCCGCCACGCCACGTGATCACTACCCGCTGCCCGCGCCGAAACAGGCAGTGGCGGTGCTCGACAGCATCAGCGACCTGCAAGTACGCGTCTGGGAACCCGAGATGGGCTGGCGCCAGCTCAGCGGCAACCGCAAAGAAAACCCCCAAGGCCTGGAAATCCGCCTGACCCGGCAGACGCTTCAAGGCGAAGAACACTACCGCCAGGTCTTGGGCCCACTGGATTAG
- a CDS encoding I78 family peptidase inhibitor, with translation MPLKFATLGALMAAAMLAGCSTTSSESAKETAATEAGHSRCEATAAEFAIGKKASPELLEQARNKAGAQNARFLKPNDMITLEYRSDRLNLNTDNNLVITRVNCG, from the coding sequence ATGCCTTTGAAGTTCGCGACACTGGGTGCACTTATGGCCGCTGCCATGTTGGCCGGTTGCAGCACGACCTCCAGCGAGTCGGCAAAGGAAACTGCGGCGACCGAAGCCGGTCACAGCCGCTGTGAAGCAACGGCGGCGGAATTCGCCATCGGCAAGAAAGCTTCGCCAGAGTTGCTGGAGCAAGCACGCAATAAAGCCGGGGCGCAAAATGCCCGCTTTCTCAAGCCGAACGACATGATCACGCTTGAGTACCGCTCCGATCGCTTGAATCTGAACACCGACAACAACCTGGTGATCACACGCGTCAACTGCGGCTGA
- the pheT gene encoding phenylalanine--tRNA ligase subunit beta, with the protein MKFSEQWLRGWVSPQVNRDELVARLSMAGLEVDSVTPAAGVFSGVVVGEMLSTEQHPDADKLRVCQVSNGAETFQVVCGAPNVRPGLKIPFAMIGAELPGDFKIKKAKLRGVESNGMLCSQAELQVGEGNDGLMELPADAPVGEDFRVYLDLEDASIEVDLTPNRGDCLSLAGLAREVGALYDAPVTRPVVMSIPAVHDEVRSVEVLAPAACPRYLGRVIRNVDLSKPTPLWMVERLRRADVRSIDAAVDITNYVMLELGQPLHAFDLAEINGGIRVRMAEEGEKLVLLDGQEVSLRSDTLVIADHTRALAIAGVMGGEHSGVSATTRDVFLESAFFDQIAVAGKARSYGLHTDASHRYERGVDWQLAREAMERATGLLLDITGGEAGPIIETVSEQHLPSIAPITLRSQRITQMLGMEMDSAQVERLLGGLGLGITADGEGQWRVEVPSHRFDISLEVDLIEELARLYGYNRLPVRYPQARLAPQAKAEARSDLPELRRLLVARGYQEAITYSFIDPRQFELFSPGVEPLLLANPISNDMAAMRSSLWPGLVKALQHNLNRQQDRVRLFESGLRFVGQLEGLKQEPMLSGVVCGSRLPEGWAQGRDTVDFFDVKADVEAVLGFAGALDSFTFAPGKHPALHPGQTARIEREGREVGFIGAIHPELSKALGLDRPVFVFELVLAEVALGKMPKFHELSRFPEVRRDLALIAHKDVASAAVLDVIRENAGEWLTDLRLFDVYQGKGIDPDRKSLAVGLTWQHPSRTLNDDEVNSTTQNILTSLEQRLNATLRK; encoded by the coding sequence ATGAAATTCAGTGAACAATGGCTGCGTGGCTGGGTTAGCCCGCAGGTAAATCGCGACGAGCTGGTTGCTCGTCTGTCGATGGCTGGCCTTGAGGTCGATAGCGTGACCCCGGCCGCCGGTGTTTTCAGTGGTGTTGTGGTGGGCGAGATGCTGAGCACCGAGCAACACCCTGATGCCGACAAGTTGCGCGTGTGCCAAGTCAGCAATGGTGCGGAAACCTTCCAGGTCGTGTGCGGTGCGCCAAACGTGCGTCCGGGCCTGAAGATTCCGTTCGCCATGATCGGTGCTGAGCTGCCGGGCGACTTCAAGATCAAGAAAGCCAAGCTGCGCGGCGTTGAGTCCAACGGCATGCTCTGCTCGCAAGCCGAACTGCAGGTCGGTGAAGGCAATGACGGTCTGATGGAACTGCCGGCCGATGCGCCGGTGGGCGAAGATTTCCGTGTGTATCTGGATCTGGAAGACGCGAGCATCGAGGTCGACCTGACCCCGAACCGTGGTGACTGCTTGTCCCTGGCCGGTCTGGCCCGTGAAGTCGGCGCGCTGTACGACGCGCCGGTGACCCGTCCAGTGGTCATGAGCATTCCTGCCGTGCACGATGAAGTGCGTTCGGTAGAAGTGCTGGCGCCAGCAGCATGCCCGCGTTACCTGGGTCGCGTTATCCGTAACGTCGATCTGTCCAAGCCAACGCCGCTGTGGATGGTTGAACGTCTGCGCCGCGCCGACGTGCGCAGCATCGACGCTGCCGTCGACATCACCAACTATGTGATGCTCGAACTGGGTCAGCCGCTGCATGCCTTCGATCTCGCCGAAATCAATGGCGGCATCCGTGTGCGCATGGCGGAAGAGGGCGAGAAGCTGGTACTGCTCGACGGTCAGGAAGTCAGCCTGCGTAGCGATACGCTGGTGATTGCCGACCACACCCGCGCGCTGGCGATTGCCGGTGTCATGGGTGGTGAGCACAGTGGTGTCTCCGCGACCACTCGCGATGTATTCCTGGAAAGTGCGTTCTTCGACCAGATCGCTGTGGCGGGCAAGGCTCGTTCCTACGGCCTGCACACCGACGCATCGCACCGCTACGAGCGTGGCGTCGACTGGCAACTGGCCCGTGAAGCCATGGAGCGCGCCACCGGCCTGCTGCTGGATATCACTGGCGGCGAAGCAGGCCCGATCATCGAGACCGTCAGCGAGCAGCATCTGCCGTCGATCGCACCGATCACCCTGCGTTCCCAGCGCATCACCCAGATGCTCGGTATGGAAATGGATTCGGCACAGGTCGAGCGTTTGCTCGGCGGTCTGGGTCTTGGCATTACTGCCGACGGTGAAGGCCAGTGGCGCGTAGAAGTGCCAAGCCATCGCTTCGACATCAGCCTGGAAGTCGATCTGATCGAAGAGCTGGCTCGTCTGTACGGCTACAACCGTCTGCCGGTTCGTTATCCGCAAGCGCGTCTGGCGCCGCAAGCCAAAGCTGAAGCGCGTAGCGATCTGCCGGAGCTGCGTCGTCTGCTGGTGGCGCGTGGTTATCAGGAAGCGATCACTTACAGCTTCATCGATCCGCGTCAGTTCGAACTGTTCAGCCCGGGCGTCGAGCCGTTGTTGCTGGCCAATCCGATCTCCAATGACATGGCTGCCATGCGTTCGTCGCTGTGGCCGGGTCTGGTCAAAGCGCTGCAGCACAACCTCAACCGTCAGCAGGATCGCGTGCGTCTGTTCGAAAGCGGTCTGCGTTTCGTCGGTCAGCTCGAAGGCCTGAAGCAAGAGCCGATGCTGTCCGGTGTGGTTTGCGGTAGCCGTCTGCCGGAAGGCTGGGCACAAGGTCGCGACACCGTCGACTTCTTCGACGTCAAAGCTGACGTGGAAGCGGTGCTGGGCTTCGCCGGCGCACTGGATTCGTTCACTTTCGCTCCGGGCAAACACCCGGCGCTGCACCCGGGTCAAACCGCGCGCATCGAGCGGGAAGGGCGTGAAGTCGGCTTCATCGGTGCTATTCACCCGGAATTGTCGAAAGCATTGGGTCTGGATCGTCCAGTCTTCGTTTTCGAGCTGGTTCTGGCTGAAGTGGCACTCGGTAAAATGCCGAAATTCCACGAGTTGTCGCGCTTTCCTGAAGTGCGTCGTGACCTTGCACTGATTGCGCACAAAGACGTCGCGTCCGCAGCCGTACTGGACGTAATCCGTGAAAATGCAGGCGAATGGCTCACAGATCTCAGGCTGTTTGACGTGTATCAGGGTAAAGGTATTGATCCTGATAGAAAAAGCCTTGCAGTTGGCTTGACCTGGCAGCATCCATCGCGCACTCTTAATGACGATGAGGTGAATTCGACGACGCAAAATATCCTCACCTCGCTCGAACAAAGGTTGAACGCCACGTTAAGGAAGTGA
- the pheS gene encoding phenylalanine--tRNA ligase subunit alpha, producing the protein MENLDALVSQALEAVQSAEDINALEQIRVQYLGKKGELTQVMKTLGNLPAEERPQVGALINVAKERVTGVLNARMALFEEAELAAKLSAESIDVTLPGRGQTSGGLHPVTRTLERVEQFFTRIGYGIAEGPEVEDDYHNFEALNIPGHHPARSMHDTFYFNANMLLRTHTSPVQVRTMESKQPPIRIVCPGRVYRSDSDITHSPMFHQVEGLLVDRDINFADLKGTIEEFLRVFFEKELAVRFRPSYFPFTEPSAEVDMECVMCSGKGCRVCKQTGWLEVMGCGMVHPNVLRMSGIDPEEFSGFAFGMGVERLAMLRYGVNDLRLFFDNDLRFLAQFR; encoded by the coding sequence ATGGAAAACCTGGATGCGCTGGTCTCTCAAGCACTAGAGGCTGTGCAAAGCGCTGAAGATATCAATGCCCTGGAGCAAATCCGGGTTCAATACCTTGGCAAAAAGGGTGAATTGACTCAGGTGATGAAGACCCTGGGGAATTTGCCGGCAGAAGAGCGTCCGCAAGTCGGTGCGCTGATCAACGTTGCCAAGGAGCGTGTTACAGGCGTTCTCAATGCGCGCATGGCTCTGTTTGAAGAAGCCGAACTGGCTGCCAAACTGTCTGCCGAATCCATTGACGTGACATTGCCGGGCCGTGGCCAGACCTCCGGTGGTCTGCATCCGGTGACCCGGACTCTGGAACGTGTCGAGCAGTTCTTCACCCGCATCGGCTACGGCATTGCCGAAGGCCCTGAGGTCGAAGACGACTATCACAACTTCGAAGCGCTCAACATCCCAGGCCATCACCCGGCCCGGTCGATGCATGACACCTTCTATTTCAACGCCAACATGCTGTTGCGCACCCATACCTCGCCGGTACAGGTCCGCACCATGGAATCGAAGCAGCCGCCGATCCGCATCGTCTGCCCAGGCCGCGTGTATCGCAGTGACTCCGATATCACCCACTCGCCGATGTTCCACCAGGTCGAAGGCCTGCTGGTTGATCGCGACATCAATTTTGCCGATCTCAAAGGCACCATCGAAGAATTCCTGCGGGTGTTCTTCGAGAAAGAACTGGCCGTACGGTTCCGTCCTTCGTACTTCCCGTTCACCGAGCCATCCGCTGAAGTCGACATGGAATGCGTGATGTGCAGCGGTAAAGGCTGCCGCGTCTGCAAGCAGACTGGCTGGCTGGAAGTGATGGGCTGCGGCATGGTTCACCCGAACGTGCTGCGTATGTCCGGCATCGATCCGGAAGAGTTCTCCGGTTTTGCCTTCGGCATGGGCGTCGAGCGTCTGGCCATGCTCCGTTACGGCGTGAACGACTTGCGTCTGTTCTTCGACAACGACTTGCGGTTCCTCGCGCAATTTCGCTAG
- a CDS encoding YceK/YidQ family lipoprotein has product MLHKLILLALIASSSGCAATAMRMDYDKHRCPYIGVWLDWWLVRTSKGKLIPFLLIDAPFSLVVDTVFFPFEYQYTCNF; this is encoded by the coding sequence GTGCTTCACAAACTGATATTACTGGCGTTGATCGCCAGTTCAAGCGGCTGTGCAGCAACGGCCATGCGGATGGATTATGACAAGCACCGATGTCCCTACATCGGTGTTTGGCTCGACTGGTGGTTGGTCCGTACATCCAAAGGCAAGTTGATTCCCTTTTTACTGATCGACGCGCCATTTTCATTGGTGGTCGATACCGTATTCTTCCCCTTCGAATATCAATACACCTGCAATTTCTGA
- a CDS encoding general secretion pathway protein GspC codes for MAFTFRLSATQLVQSAALITALAGGLFWSALLLTPAQSHVPAVDPQVLPARADTAALQWFSNQPAPLDIKVSGVLAGAHAAVAILSLNDGPPRSFLVGDRLALGVHVIAIEQDAVVIERGAEKSRLKVSTLPDSPSLPRLTRP; via the coding sequence TTGGCATTTACTTTTCGCTTATCCGCAACGCAGCTTGTGCAGTCGGCGGCGCTGATCACGGCGCTGGCAGGCGGACTATTCTGGTCTGCGCTGTTGCTGACGCCGGCACAGTCCCACGTTCCGGCGGTGGACCCCCAAGTGCTGCCGGCGCGCGCCGACACAGCGGCTTTGCAGTGGTTTTCCAACCAGCCGGCACCGTTGGATATCAAGGTTTCCGGAGTGCTGGCAGGGGCGCACGCTGCAGTAGCAATCCTAAGTCTCAACGACGGTCCGCCGCGCAGTTTTCTGGTGGGTGATCGCTTGGCTCTGGGTGTGCACGTGATAGCTATTGAACAGGATGCGGTGGTCATTGAGCGTGGCGCAGAAAAGAGCCGATTAAAAGTCAGCACGCTGCCAGACTCCCCGTCGCTGCCTCGGTTGACTCGACCCTGA
- a CDS encoding MerR family transcriptional regulator encodes MLEPSHNDELPVIPGKRYFTIGEVSELCAVKPHVLRYWEQEFPQLNPVKRRGNRRYYQRQDVLMIRQIRALLYDQGFTIGGARLRLSGDEAKDDTTQYKQMIRQMIAELEDVLVVLKK; translated from the coding sequence ATGCTGGAACCAAGTCATAACGACGAACTACCCGTCATCCCGGGCAAACGCTACTTCACCATCGGTGAAGTCAGCGAGCTGTGTGCCGTAAAGCCACACGTGCTGCGCTACTGGGAGCAGGAGTTTCCTCAGCTCAACCCCGTCAAACGCCGCGGAAACCGCCGGTATTATCAGCGCCAAGACGTGCTGATGATCCGGCAGATCCGCGCGCTCCTTTACGATCAGGGTTTCACCATCGGCGGCGCACGCTTGCGTTTGTCCGGCGATGAAGCCAAAGACGACACGACCCAATACAAGCAGATGATTCGGCAGATGATTGCCGAACTGGAAGACGTACTGGTGGTTCTCAAGAAATAA
- a CDS encoding GspH/FimT family pseudopilin: MNKDRQTGFTLIELMVVLIIIGIASAAVSLSIKPDPAQLLRKDANRLIQLLQIAHAEALADGRPITWLADKNGFHFIRRNEQGPGFDHFLADPQLRPRHWETPSLKVRMTPRQPLILNAEWFDSPVQLQLSDGQNTLTVQRTATGKLTLANQP, from the coding sequence ATGAACAAGGACAGACAAACAGGCTTCACCCTCATCGAATTGATGGTGGTGTTGATCATCATCGGTATTGCCAGCGCCGCCGTCAGCCTGAGTATCAAGCCTGACCCAGCGCAACTGCTGCGCAAGGACGCCAATCGCTTGATCCAGTTGCTGCAAATCGCCCATGCCGAAGCCCTGGCCGATGGACGCCCGATCACTTGGCTGGCGGACAAAAACGGCTTTCATTTCATTCGTCGCAATGAACAAGGCCCCGGCTTCGATCACTTTCTCGCCGATCCGCAACTGCGCCCTCGTCACTGGGAAACGCCATCGCTGAAGGTCCGAATGACACCCAGGCAGCCGCTGATACTGAATGCCGAGTGGTTCGATTCACCTGTGCAACTGCAACTCTCGGACGGCCAGAACACGCTCACCGTGCAGCGCACAGCCACGGGCAAATTGACCTTGGCCAACCAGCCATGA
- the infC gene encoding translation initiation factor IF-3, which produces MIIKREMRQDKRAAPKAPINENISAREVRLIGAEGEQLGIVSIEDALLKAEEAKLDLVEISADAVPPVCKLMDYGKSIFEKKKQVAAAKKNQKQIQVKEIKFRPGTEEGDYQVKLRNLVRFLSDGDRAKVSLRFRGREMAHQELGMELLKRVEADLLEYGSVEQHPKMEGRQLIMVIAPKKKK; this is translated from the coding sequence ATTATTATTAAGCGTGAAATGAGACAAGATAAACGAGCTGCACCGAAAGCCCCGATCAACGAGAATATCTCGGCACGCGAGGTTCGGTTAATTGGGGCTGAAGGTGAACAGCTTGGGATTGTGTCAATTGAAGACGCGCTTCTTAAGGCTGAAGAGGCCAAACTGGATTTGGTGGAAATTTCCGCCGATGCAGTACCCCCTGTTTGCAAACTGATGGACTACGGCAAATCGATCTTCGAGAAGAAGAAACAGGTTGCCGCAGCCAAGAAAAACCAGAAGCAGATTCAGGTTAAAGAAATCAAGTTTCGTCCAGGGACGGAGGAAGGGGATTACCAGGTAAAACTGCGCAACCTGGTACGTTTCCTGAGTGATGGGGACAGGGCCAAGGTATCCTTGCGATTCCGCGGCCGTGAGATGGCCCACCAGGAGCTGGGGATGGAACTCCTCAAGCGGGTTGAAGCTGACCTGCTCGAGTACGGTTCGGTCGAACAGCATCCTAAGATGGAAGGACGCCAGCTGATCATGGTCATCGCCCCGAAAAAGAAGAAGTAA
- the thrS gene encoding threonine--tRNA ligase has product MPTITLPDGSQRSFDHPVSVAEVAASIGAGLAKATLAGKVNGQLVDASDIISSDSTLQIITPKDEEGLEIIRHSCAHLVGHAVKQLYPTAKMVIGPVIDEGFYYDIAFERPFTPDDMAAIEQRMQQLIEKDYDVIKKVTPRAEVIEVFKARGEDYKLRLVEDMPNEQAMGLYYHEEYVDMCRGPHVPNTRFLKSFKLTKLSGAYWRGDAKNEQLQRVYGTAWADKKQLAAYIQRIEEAEKRDHRKIGKRLGLFHTQEESPGMVFWHPNGWTLYQVLEQYMRKIQRDNGYLEIKTPQVVDRSLWEKSGHWANYADNMFTTQSENRDYAIKPMNCPCHVQVFNQGLKSYRELPMRLAEFGACHRNEPSGALHGIMRVRAFTQDDAHIFCTEEQMQAESAAFIKLTMDVYRDFGFTDVEMKLSTRPEKRVGSDELWDRAEAALAAALDSAGLPYDLQPGEGAFYGPKIEFSLKDCLGRVWQCGTLQLDFNLPVRLGAEYVSEDNSRKHPVMLHRAILGSFERFVGILIEHYEGAFPAWLAPTQAVIMNITDKQADFVAEVEKTLNESGFRAKSDLRNEKIGFKIREHTLLKVPYLLVIGDKEVEMQTVAVRTREGADLGSMPVAQFAEFLAQAVSRRGRPDSE; this is encoded by the coding sequence ATGCCAACTATTACTCTTCCCGACGGCAGTCAACGTTCATTCGATCACCCGGTTTCCGTAGCCGAGGTCGCCGCATCCATTGGTGCCGGTCTGGCCAAAGCCACTCTGGCCGGCAAGGTCAATGGCCAACTGGTCGACGCCAGCGACATCATCAGCAGCGACTCGACCCTGCAAATCATCACGCCAAAGGATGAAGAGGGGTTGGAGATCATTCGCCACTCTTGCGCTCACTTGGTGGGTCATGCGGTCAAGCAGCTGTATCCGACCGCGAAAATGGTGATCGGGCCGGTCATCGACGAAGGCTTCTATTACGACATCGCCTTCGAACGTCCTTTTACTCCGGACGACATGGCCGCTATCGAACAGCGCATGCAGCAGCTGATCGAAAAAGATTACGACGTGATCAAGAAAGTCACTCCGCGCGCCGAAGTGATCGAAGTGTTCAAGGCCCGTGGCGAAGACTACAAGTTGCGCCTGGTCGAGGACATGCCGAACGAGCAGGCCATGGGGCTGTACTATCACGAAGAATACGTCGACATGTGCCGCGGTCCGCACGTGCCGAACACACGCTTCCTGAAATCCTTCAAGCTGACCAAGCTGTCCGGTGCCTACTGGCGCGGCGACGCCAAGAACGAGCAACTGCAGCGCGTTTACGGCACCGCTTGGGCAGACAAAAAGCAGCTGGCCGCTTACATCCAGCGCATCGAAGAAGCTGAAAAGCGCGATCACCGCAAGATCGGCAAGCGTCTGGGCCTGTTCCATACCCAGGAAGAATCCCCGGGTATGGTGTTCTGGCACCCGAACGGCTGGACTCTGTACCAGGTGCTCGAGCAGTACATGCGCAAGATCCAGCGCGACAACGGCTACCTTGAGATCAAAACCCCTCAAGTCGTTGACCGCAGCCTGTGGGAGAAATCCGGGCACTGGGCCAACTACGCCGACAACATGTTCACCACGCAGTCGGAAAACCGCGACTACGCCATTAAGCCGATGAACTGCCCATGCCACGTGCAGGTGTTCAATCAGGGCCTGAAGAGCTACCGCGAACTGCCGATGCGTCTGGCCGAGTTCGGTGCTTGCCACCGTAACGAGCCGTCGGGTGCGCTGCACGGCATCATGCGCGTACGTGCGTTCACTCAGGACGACGCCCACATCTTCTGCACCGAAGAGCAGATGCAGGCTGAGTCCGCTGCGTTCATCAAGTTGACCATGGACGTTTACCGCGACTTCGGCTTTACCGATGTCGAGATGAAACTGTCCACTCGTCCGGAAAAACGCGTCGGTTCCGACGAACTGTGGGATCGCGCTGAAGCTGCATTGGCTGCAGCCCTTGATTCTGCGGGCCTGCCGTACGATCTGCAGCCGGGTGAGGGTGCGTTCTACGGTCCGAAGATCGAGTTCTCGCTGAAAGACTGCCTTGGTCGGGTCTGGCAATGTGGTACTCTGCAGCTCGATTTTAACCTGCCTGTCCGTTTGGGTGCTGAATACGTCTCCGAAGACAACAGCCGCAAACACCCAGTGATGTTGCACCGCGCGATCCTCGGTTCCTTCGAGCGTTTCGTCGGGATTCTGATCGAGCACTATGAAGGTGCGTTCCCTGCCTGGCTCGCGCCAACGCAGGCGGTGATCATGAATATCACTGATAAACAGGCAGATTTTGTTGCAGAAGTAGAAAAAACTCTCAACGAAAGCGGATTTCGTGCCAAGTCCGACTTGAGAAATGAAAAGATCGGCTTTAAAATCCGCGAGCATACTTTGCTCAAGGTTCCCTATCTCTTGGTAATCGGAGATAAGGAAGTCGAGATGCAGACTGTCGCTGTGCGTACTCGTGAAGGTGCTGACCTGGGCTCGATGCCCGTCGCCCAGTTCGCTGAGTTTCTCGCGCAAGCGGTTTCCCGGCGTGGTCGCCCAGATTCGGAGTAA
- a CDS encoding NADAR family protein, whose amino-acid sequence MHDSKLLEDLRARFNAGEPLDFTFFWGHQRSKDAVTASCFSQWYEAEFVVEGQRYPTAEHFMMAEKAALFDDQEIRAQVLQAPTPNAAKALGRKVHGFNDQLWLQHRYDIVVRANQAKFSQNPELDEYLMRTGSRVIVEASPVDDIWGIGLAQDHADVNDPNLWKGLNLLGFALMQVRDCRVGSS is encoded by the coding sequence TTGCACGACTCTAAACTTCTCGAAGATCTACGCGCTCGCTTCAACGCTGGAGAGCCTCTGGATTTCACTTTTTTCTGGGGACACCAGCGAAGCAAAGACGCCGTCACGGCTTCGTGCTTCAGCCAGTGGTATGAAGCCGAATTCGTTGTCGAGGGGCAACGCTACCCGACAGCCGAACACTTCATGATGGCCGAGAAGGCAGCCTTGTTCGACGATCAGGAAATTCGTGCACAAGTACTCCAGGCCCCGACCCCGAACGCCGCCAAAGCCCTCGGCCGCAAGGTGCACGGGTTCAACGACCAGCTCTGGCTGCAACACCGATACGACATCGTCGTCCGGGCAAACCAAGCCAAGTTCTCCCAAAACCCGGAGCTGGACGAATACCTGATGCGCACTGGATCTCGGGTCATCGTCGAAGCGAGCCCGGTTGATGACATTTGGGGAATTGGGCTCGCGCAGGATCACGCAGATGTGAACGATCCGAATCTGTGGAAAGGCCTGAATCTTCTGGGGTTTGCACTGATGCAGGTGCGGGACTGCAGGGTTGGATCGTCCTGA
- the rpmI gene encoding 50S ribosomal protein L35, with product MPKMKTKSGAAKRFLKTANGIKHKHAFKSHILTKMSTKRKRQLRGSSLLHPSDVAKVERMLRLR from the coding sequence ATGCCAAAAATGAAAACCAAAAGTGGTGCTGCTAAGCGGTTTCTGAAAACTGCTAACGGTATCAAGCACAAGCACGCTTTCAAGAGCCACATCCTGACTAAAATGTCGACCAAGCGTAAGCGTCAACTGCGCGGTAGCAGCTTGCTGCATCCGTCTGACGTGGCAAAAGTCGAGCGCATGCTGCGCCTTCGTTAA
- the rplT gene encoding 50S ribosomal protein L20, which produces MARVKRGVIARKRHKKILKLAKGYYGARSRVFRVAKQAVIKAGQYAYRDRRQKKRQFRALWIARINAGARVNGLSYSRFIAGLKKASIEIDRKVLADLAVNEKAVFAAIVEKAKATLA; this is translated from the coding sequence ATGGCTCGTGTAAAGCGTGGCGTCATTGCCCGTAAGCGTCACAAAAAAATTCTGAAACTTGCTAAAGGCTACTACGGCGCACGCTCCCGCGTATTCCGTGTTGCCAAGCAAGCGGTAATCAAGGCAGGCCAATACGCCTACCGTGACCGTCGTCAGAAAAAACGTCAGTTCCGCGCTCTGTGGATCGCTCGTATCAACGCTGGTGCTCGTGTTAACGGTCTGTCCTACAGCCGTTTCATCGCTGGCCTGAAAAAAGCGTCCATCGAGATCGACCGTAAGGTTCTGGCTGATCTGGCAGTGAACGAAAAAGCGGTGTTTGCTGCGATTGTCGAGAAAGCTAAAGCCACCTTGGCTTAA